In one window of Tripterygium wilfordii isolate XIE 37 chromosome 1, ASM1340144v1, whole genome shotgun sequence DNA:
- the LOC120001142 gene encoding uncharacterized protein LOC120001142: MSKPSSRAIQGLLHLKQHYHRIQVHPCNSRSPFSSYPSRANTFSSSSPPSPFPPNGLFNSLSSASHFPSSDPKLLFSSSKWGFTRFLHCRSFSTKPKAFSSSGLRQFSSKASDVGKRLDVGLAKKVFDKPATAVTSAFSRYREAIGLQIDAFFKRNYLLLIGAGGVIVCALLWRIMFGIANTFVGLSEGMAKYGFLALSSAIVAFAGLYAHSRFTINPDKVYRMAMRKLNTSAGILEVMGAPLSGTDLRAYVMSGGGLTVKNLKPTLRSKRCFLIFPIRGSDRKGLVSVEVKKKKGQYDMKLLAVDIPMASGPDQRLFLIGDEEEYRVGGGLISELRDPVVKAMAATKEFDDLDRIEDEEDAERELQEAERKHNEEIEKLEKDAR, translated from the exons ATGTCAAAACCCTCATCGAGAGCCATTCAGGGTCTCCTTCACCTTAAGCAGCACTACCATCGTATTCAAGTCCACCCCTGCAACTCAAGGTCACCCTTTTCGTCATACCCATCTCGCGCCAAcactttctcttcctcttctcctcCTTCGCCTTTTCCACCAAATGGATTATTCAATTCCTTAAGTTCGGCCTCCCATTTCCCCTCTTCGGATCCTAAGCTGTTATTCTCTTCCTCGAAATGGGGTTTTACTCGATTCCTCCATTGCCGATCTTTCTCTACTAAACCCAAAGCTTTTTCCTCCTCTGGGTTGAGGCAATTCTCCTCGAAGGCTTCAGATGTTGGGAAAAGATTGGATGTGGGTTTGGCCAAAAAGGTCTTTGATAAACCAGCCACCGCTGTTACCTCTGCCTTTTCTAGGTACCGTGAGGCAATTGGGCTGCAAATTGATGCTTTTTTCAAGAGGAATTATCTGCTTCTGATAGGGGCAGGAGGAGTCATAGTATGTGCTTTGTTATGGAGGATAATGTTCGGGATTGCCAACACTTTTGTTGGCCTCTCTGAAGGCATGGCTAAGTATGGCTTCCTTGCGCTTTCTTCTGCTATTGTTGCTTTCGCT GGCCTGTATGCCCATTCAAGATTTACAATCAATCCCGATAAAGTTTACAGAATGGCCATGAGGAAGCTTAATACTTCTGCTGGAATTCTTGAGGTAATGGGTGCCCCTCTCTCTGGAACAGATCTAAGAGCATATGTGATGTCAGGAGGTGGGCTTACTGTGAAGAACTTGAAGCCAACTCTTAGGAGTAAGCGATGTTTTCTTATCTTCCCCATACGAGGCTCTGATAGAAAGGGTCTTGTCAGTGTTGAagttaagaagaaaaaaggccAG TATGATATGAAGCTATTAGCTGTTGACATTCCCATGGCATCAGGACCTGACCAGCGTTTATTCCTTATTGGGGACGAAGAAGAGTATAGGGTTGGTGGTGGACTAATATCTGAGCTCAGAGATCCTGTTGTCAAGGCAATGGCTGCTACCAAGGAATTTGACGATCTTGACAGAATTGAGGACGAGGAGGATGCTGAAAGAGAACTTCAGGAGGCAGAAAGAAAGCACAATGAGGAAATTGAAAAGCTTGAGAAAGATGCTCGATAG
- the LOC119992717 gene encoding uncharacterized protein LOC119992717, which produces MGNIWIEVSIISARGLRRTSSLWRLQWYAVGWIDPNNKYCTKIDASGNANPVWKTKFATLVGDSNLQDMALNVEVYSREPIFLREKLLGTATVSLKEFLSNNHQNSNSSRPGTEVVSYQLRRRNSGKPQGFVDVSIHISGEREESSSYPGAGNQGGFVLMDIQGRSGHAYQTEQPPSKSNYPFIHPMPYQASYSNPMVAGSSHPSASGPSYQPPRPRTPPPPPRNIGYIPTFLPRRDHSGENYVNMSSSVAAPGRGGARPGFALGAAAGALVAGAVIFGDDFMSGFQAPAGFQDASLTITTDPPF; this is translated from the coding sequence ATGGGGAATATCTGGATCGAAGTCTCCATAATTTCTGCTCGCGGTCTCCGCCGTACTTCCTCACTATGGAGGCTTCAATGGTATGCTGTAGGTTGGATTGATCCTAATAACAAATATTGCACAAAGATTGATGCTTCTGGGAATGCAAATCCTGTGTGGAAAACCAAGTTTGCAACCTTGGTCGGTGACTCAAACTTGCAGGACATGGCACTGAATGTAGAAGTCTACAGTAGAGAGCCTATTTTTCTGAGAGAGAAGCTTCTGGGGACTGCAACTGTTTCCTTGAAAGAATTTCTGTCCAACAACCACCAGAATTCCAATTCCTCAAGGCCTGGAACTGAAGTAGTGAGCTATCAACTTCGCCGGAGAAATTCGGGCAAGCCTCAAGGATTTGTTGATGTTTCTATCCATATTTCAGGGGAAAGGGAAGAATCAAGTTCATATCCAGGTGCAGGAAACCAAGGAGGATTTGTGCTCATGGATATTCAAGGTAGATCAGGGCATGCCTACCAAACAGAACAGCCTCCATCAAAATCAAATTATCCATTTATTCATCCAATGCCATACCAGGCCAGTTATTCAAACCCTATGGTGGCCGGATCAAGCCACCCGTCTGCCAGTGGACCGAGCTATCAGCCACCTCGCCCTCGGACTCCTCCACCACCGCCTCGAAACATTGGTTACATACCTACTTTCCTCCCTAGAAGAGATCATTCTGGAGAGAATTATGTGAATATGTCATCATCTGTAGCAGCACCTGGAAGAGGAGGGGCAAGACCTGGTTTTGCTCTGGGGGCAGCTGCCGGAGCACTTGTTGCCGGTGCAGTCATCTTTGGTGATGACTTCATGTCTGGATTTCAGGCTCCTGCAGGCTTTCAAGATGCTAGTCTTACAATAACAACTGATCCTCCATTCTGA
- the LOC120003099 gene encoding protein FAR1-RELATED SEQUENCE 11-like, which translates to MSQEMLVSYNDPSDQPSLSLDDTSSSAEESPSDTRLSLENCNDAILYIGQRFATHDAAYEFYSEFAKHCGFSIRRHRTEGKDGVGKGLTRRYFVCHRAGNTPVKTSNDSKPQRNRKSSRCGCQAYLRISKTTELGAPEWRVTGFANHHNHELLEPNQVRFLPAYRTISDADKSRILMFAKTGISVQQMMRLMELEKCVEPGYLPFTEKDVRNLLQSFRKLDPEDESIDLLRMCRNIKEKDPNFKFEYTLDSNNRLENIAWSYASSIQLYEIFGDVVVFDTTHRFTAFDMPLGIWVGVNNYGMPCFFGCVLLRDENVRSLSWALKAFLGFVNGKAPQTILTDQSMCLKEAIAIEMPTTKHAFCIWMIVAKFPSWFNTVLGDQYNEWKAEFFRLYNMESIEDFELGWRDMIDSFGLHMNRHINDMSTLRNLWALPYLRSHFFAGLTSVGHSQSINAFIQRFLSAQTRLAHFVEQVAVAVDFKDQAAEQQTMQQNVQNIYLKTGAPMESHAASVLTPFAFLKLQEQLVSAAHYASFQMEDGFLVRHHTKLDGGRKVYWVPQEGIISCSCHHFEFSGILCRHALRVLSTGNCFQIPDRYLPLRWRSISNHSAKLRQSAPTDHGGAPTDHGERIQLLQSLVSTLVTESAKSKERLDLATKQVSILLSRVREHSVSSPAVRDVPSLHRNV; encoded by the coding sequence ATGTCTCAAGAGATGTTGGTGAGTTACAATGATCCCTCAGACCAACCATCTTTGTCCTTGGATGATACGAGTAGCAGTGCAGAGGAATCACCATCTGATACCAGACTCTCTTTAGAGAACTGTAATGATGCGATTCTGTATATTGGGCAAAGGTTTGCTACTCATGATGCAGCTTATGAATTCTACAGTGAATTTGCTAAGCATTGTGGCTTCTCAATCCGTCGTCACCGCACTGAAGGTAAAGATGGGGTTGGTAAAGGACTTACCAGACGCTACTTTGTCTGCCACCGTGCTGGTAACACACCGGTTAAAACTTCAAATGATAGTAAACCTCAAAGAAACCGGAAATCTTCCCGGTGTGGATGTCAAGCATACTTGAGAATCAGCAAGACGACTGAATTAGGAGCACCAGAGTGGCGGGTTACGGGTTTTGCTAACCACCACAATCATGAACTTCTGGAACCAAACCAAGTTCGTTTCCTACCTGCTTATAGAACCATATCAGATGCAGACAAGAGCCGGATTCTTATGTTCGCCAAGACTGGGATTTCAGTTCAGCAAATGATGAGGCTCATGGAGCTTGAGAAGTGTGTGGAACCAGGTTACTTGCCATTCACCGAGAAGGATGTGAGGAATTTGCTCCAGTCATTCAGGAAATTGGATCCAGAGGATGAGAGCATAGACTTGTTACGGATGTGCAGAAACATTAAGGAGAAAGATCCcaatttcaaatttgaataCACCCTTGATTCAAATAACAGGTTGGAGAATATTGCATGGTCATATGCATCATCAATCCAGTTGTATGAGATCTTTGGAGATGTAGTGGTATTTGATACTACACATCGCTTCACTGCATTTGACATGCCACTAGGGATATGGGTTGGAGTTAATAATTATGGCATGCCTTGCTTCTTTGGTTGTGTGCTTCTGCGAGATGAAAACGTGAGGTCACTATCATGGGCATTAAAGGCATTCCTTGGATTTGTGAATGGGAAAGCTCCACAGACAATATTAACTGACCAGAGTATGTGTCTCAAGGAAGCTATAGCCATTGAAATGCCAACGACAAAACATGCATTTTGCATATGGATGATTGTCGCAAAGTTCCCATCCTGGTTTAATACTGTTTTGGGCGATCAATACAATGAGTGGAAGGCTGAGTTCTTCCGACTCTATAATATGGAGTCAATCGAGGATTTTGAATTAGGGTGGAGGGACATGATCGATTCTTTTGGGCTGCATATGAACAGGCACATCAACGACATGTCTACCTTACGAAATCTCTGGGCATTACCATACCTGAGAAGTCATTTCTTTGCTGGACTCACCTCTGTTGGTCATTCCCAGTCAATAAATGCTTTCATCCAACGGTTTTTGAGTGCTCAAACCCGACTTGCTCACTTCGTGGAACAAGTAGCTGTTGCTGTGGATTTTAAAGATCAAGCTGCAGAACAACAAACCATGCAGCAGAATGTCCAGAACATTTACCTGAAAACCGGGGCTCCTATGGAATCCCATGCTGCTTCAGTCCTCACTCCATTTGCCTTCTTGAAGCTCCAAGAACAACTTGTTTCGGCTGCCCATTATGCATCGTTTCAGATGGAAGACGGTTTCCTTGTTAGACACCATACAAAACTTGATGGAGGTCGGAAGGTTTACTGGGTTCCTCAGGAAGGCATCATAAGTTGTAGCTGCCATCACTTTGAGTTCTCTGGAATTCTCTGTAGGCATGCCCTTCGTGTTCTTTCAACAGGAAATTGCTTCCAGATACCAGATAGGTATCTTCCTCTTCGTTGGCGCAGCATAAGCAACCACTCTGCCAAGCTTCGTCAAAGTGCTCCAACTGATCACGGAGGTGCTCCAACTGATCACGGAGAAAGAATCCAACTGTTGCAGAGCTTGGTATCGACCCTCGTCACTGAGTCCGCTAAGTCAAAGGAGAGACTAGATCTTGCAACCAAGCAAGTATCAATCTTATTATCTCGTGTCAGAGAGCATTCAGTTTCATCACCTGCTGTTAGAGATGTTCCCTCTCTTCACAGAAATGTTTGA